The proteins below come from a single Necator americanus strain Aroian chromosome V, whole genome shotgun sequence genomic window:
- a CDS encoding hypothetical protein (NECATOR_CHRV.G18924.T1) → MKPDKRKREYELRQEARERNKDSELVVNLPYNVYRSDRSMKRGSGVCAIAKAFISAQIVTPNYDLKADLLSADIFCSNNMSQLRFILVYRPPNSSAVDDKKLVEVLSDLAVVNNHAIILGDFNLHVDWVNSIAFNSASSLYLDFFSNAELVQNVNLPTHSDRILDIILTPSICTLDVKLLPPLASSDHAIIQFDSPAIMSAPGIPMPNFLNADYSSLNNYFSGVDWLTLFDQYSSCSDIYFRFCKKVYEGLAKFVPFRFPRSFSLILPCQLKSLYTQKLRRFEELDDPLRSSLYKKLCSDIDFHMRRYLAYRERQLSRRESKKPFYLYLRHRMKANARLPSLVDQTGATYVTDADKTKAPAMHFANVFSSNCSDTIPEIVGIGPVQQQCSNMFFHPTDIYIHLKSLEPSVSETYDGIPPIVYKECAAILSPPLAHIFNISLSLGEVPQVWKNAIVTVIPKSPGASTYTNLTDSVFDWSQALNQDWMISFLNMRSMTVKAGHGYSAKFPCTSGVLQGGVLIPLLFLIYTVDLPSVLRTSPLVKVQMYADDIKIYGIHDDENYHEVRKGDVAEYSMNGVTLNTCKSVRDLGIFVDDNLNFSEHIDHVVRKAYSSLFRLFRIAHTINPTILTRLYKSFVLPHLEYGSHIWSPSKKKHIAKLEKVQDTSTRMLFRRMSANLTVTSYSDRLKKLANCMDSPRILLTNEA, encoded by the exons ATGAAACCCGATAAAAGGAAGCGTGAGTATGAACTAAGGCAGGAGGCACGAGAGCGTAACAAAG ATTCTGAGCTGGTTGTTAACCTACCCTACAATGTCTATCGTTCTGATCGGTCCATGAAAAGAGGAAGCGGAGTTTGTGCAATTGCCAAGGCCTTTATTAGTGCCCAGATCGTTACTCCTAACTATGATCTGAAAGCTGACTTACTCTCCGCTGATATTTTCTGCTCTAATAATATGTCGCAGCTTCGTTTCATACTTGTTTACCGACCACCAAATAGCTCTGCTGTTGATGATAAAAAACTTGTAGAAGTACTCAGCGATCTTGCAGTTGTAAATAATCATGCAATCATTCTTGGCGACTTTAATCTCCATGTAGATTGGGTCAACTCAATAGCTTTTAACTCGGCTTCATCGCTTTATTTAGATTTCTTCTCTAATGCTGAGTTAGTTCAAAATGTGAATCTGCCTACCCACTCCGATAGAATTCTTGACATTATCCTTACTCCTAGCATTTGTACTCTTGACGTCAAGCTTCTTCCGCCGCTAGCCTCATCCGACCACGCTATTATCCAATTTGATTCACCTGCAATTATGTCAGCACCAGGAATTCCTATGCCCAACTTTCTTAATGCTGATTACTCCTCtttgaacaattatttttccGGCGTTGATTGGCTTACTCTTTTTGATCAATACTCATCATGTTCTGACATCTATTTCAGATTCTGTAAGAAGGTTTACGAGGGTTTGGCcaaatttgttccttttcgatTCCCTCGCTCTTTTTCCTTGATACTACCTTGTCAACTGAAATCTTTGTACACTCAGAAGCTACGTCGTTTTGAGGAGTTAGATGACCCCCTACGTAGTTCACTATACAAGAAACTATGTTCTGACATTGACTTCCATATGAGGAGATACCTTGCTTATCGGGAACGACAGTTATCGCGCAGAGAATCCAAGAAGCCTTTCTATTTATACTTAAGGCATAGAATGAAGGCGAATGCAAGGCTTCCGAGTCTCGTGGATCAGACTGGAGCCACCTATGTTACAGATGCTGATAAAACTAAAGCTCCAGCTATGCATTTTGCAaatgtcttttcttcaaactgcagcgataccattccagaaattgttgGCATAGGTCCTGTCCAACAGCAGTGCAGTAACATGTTTTTCCACCCTACTGATATTTACATACACCTAAAATCTCTTGAGCCGTCGGTTAGTGAAACGTATGATGGAATCCCACCTATTGTATATAAGGAGTGTGCTGCTATTTTATCTCCTCCTCTAGCTCACATCTTTAACATCTCATTGTCATTGGGTGAAGTCCCACAAGTTTGGAAAAACGCCATTGTCACAGTCATTCCAAAGTCTCCAG GTGCTTCGACATATACTAACCTAACTGATAGTGTTTTTGACTGGTCTCAAGCTCTGAACCAAG ATTGGATGATCTCTTTTCTTAACATGAGAAGTATGACAGTCAAAGCTGGCCATGGATACTCAGCCAAATTCCCTTGCACGAGTGGAGTTCTACAAGGTGGAGTCCTGATTCCTCTCTTATTCCTTATCTACACAGTCGACCTACCAAGTGTGCTCAGAACTTCTCCGCTTGTGAAAGTCCAAATGTACGCTGATGACATTAAGATTTACGGCATCCATGATGATGAAAATTACCATGAAGTAC GTAAAGGGGATGTGGCTGAGTATAGTATGAACGGAGTAACTCTTAACACATGTAAATCTGTAAGAGACTTAGGAATTTTTGTCGATGATAACCTCAACTTCTCTGAACACATTGATCATGTTGTACGAAAAGCATACTCTTCCctttttcggctttttcggaTTGCCCACACCATTAATCCAACTATTCTCACTCGCTTATACAAATCGTTCGTCTTACCTCATCTTGAATATGGCTCTCATATTTGGAGCCCCTCAAAGAAGAAGCACATAGCGAAGCTCGAAAAGGTGCAAGATACTTCTACCCGTATGTTGTTCAGAAGAATGTCAGCAAATCTAACGGTGACTAGCTACAGCGATCGTCTTAAAAAATTAG ctaactGCATGGACAGTCCTCGCATCCTTCTGACAAATGAAGCCTAA
- a CDS encoding hypothetical protein (NECATOR_CHRV.G18924.T3), translated as MPAKSTRTAKRQTPLSSQTTSGVETRVVESSQSTEPNYSEMSASDLISSITERNKDPVIGKMLAVLAEEDKTDFVEQLEADKRSRSIVISGQSQRDFARAIDLYRLGKPNPSHPRLVKVVLPSQFYWRRALANARLLRSAGFSSVCIRKSMKPDKRKREYELRQEARERNKDSELVVNLPYNVYRSDRSMKRGSGVCAIAKAFISAQIVTPNYDLKADLLSADIFCSNNMSQLRFILVYRPPNSSAVDDKKLVEVLSDLAVVNNHAIILGDFNLHVDWVNSIAFNSASSLYLDFFSNAELVQNVNLPTHSDRILDIILTPSICTLDVKLLPPLASSDHAIIQFDSPAIMSAPGIPMPNFLNADYSSLNNYFSGVDWLTLFDQYSSCSDIYFRFCKKVYEGLAKFVPFRFPRSFSLILPCQLKSLYTQKLRRFEELDDPLRSSLYKKLCSDIDFHMRRYLAYRERQLSRRESKKPFYLYLRHRMKANARLPSLVDQTGATYVTDADKTKAPAMHFANVFSSNCSDTIPEIVGIGPVQQQCSNMFFHPTDIYIHLKSLEPSVSETYDGIPPIVYKECAAILSPPLAHIFNISLSLGEVPQVWKNAIVTVIPKSPGASTYTNLTDSVFDWSQALNQGKSIAVAYIDLSKAFDKIG; from the exons ATGCCTGCTAAATCCACTCGTACTGCAAAAAGACAAACCCCTCTCTCGTCCCAAACTACATCTGGTGTTGAGACGCGAGTGGTAGAATCTTCTCAATCAACGGAACCGAACTACAGTGAAATGTCTGCATCTGACCTCATTAGCTCTATTACTGAACGGAACAAAGACCCTGTTATAGGCAAAATGCTGGCAGTACTTGCTGAAGAAGATAAAACAGATTTTGTCGAACAGTTGGAAGCGGACAAACGGTCGCGTAGCATAGTGATAAGTG GACAAAGCCAACGAGATTTTGCTCGCGCGATTGACCTGTATCGGTTGGGAAAACCTAATCCTTCTCATCCACGCCTAGTAAAAGTCGTCCTCCCGTCTCAGTTCTACTGGCGTCGCGCCCTTGCTAATGCGCGTCTACTTCGAAGTGCTGGTTTTTCCAGTGTTTGTATACGCAAAAGTATGAAACCCGATAAAAGGAAGCGTGAGTATGAACTAAGGCAGGAGGCACGAGAGCGTAACAAAG ATTCTGAGCTGGTTGTTAACCTACCCTACAATGTCTATCGTTCTGATCGGTCCATGAAAAGAGGAAGCGGAGTTTGTGCAATTGCCAAGGCCTTTATTAGTGCCCAGATCGTTACTCCTAACTATGATCTGAAAGCTGACTTACTCTCCGCTGATATTTTCTGCTCTAATAATATGTCGCAGCTTCGTTTCATACTTGTTTACCGACCACCAAATAGCTCTGCTGTTGATGATAAAAAACTTGTAGAAGTACTCAGCGATCTTGCAGTTGTAAATAATCATGCAATCATTCTTGGCGACTTTAATCTCCATGTAGATTGGGTCAACTCAATAGCTTTTAACTCGGCTTCATCGCTTTATTTAGATTTCTTCTCTAATGCTGAGTTAGTTCAAAATGTGAATCTGCCTACCCACTCCGATAGAATTCTTGACATTATCCTTACTCCTAGCATTTGTACTCTTGACGTCAAGCTTCTTCCGCCGCTAGCCTCATCCGACCACGCTATTATCCAATTTGATTCACCTGCAATTATGTCAGCACCAGGAATTCCTATGCCCAACTTTCTTAATGCTGATTACTCCTCtttgaacaattatttttccGGCGTTGATTGGCTTACTCTTTTTGATCAATACTCATCATGTTCTGACATCTATTTCAGATTCTGTAAGAAGGTTTACGAGGGTTTGGCcaaatttgttccttttcgatTCCCTCGCTCTTTTTCCTTGATACTACCTTGTCAACTGAAATCTTTGTACACTCAGAAGCTACGTCGTTTTGAGGAGTTAGATGACCCCCTACGTAGTTCACTATACAAGAAACTATGTTCTGACATTGACTTCCATATGAGGAGATACCTTGCTTATCGGGAACGACAGTTATCGCGCAGAGAATCCAAGAAGCCTTTCTATTTATACTTAAGGCATAGAATGAAGGCGAATGCAAGGCTTCCGAGTCTCGTGGATCAGACTGGAGCCACCTATGTTACAGATGCTGATAAAACTAAAGCTCCAGCTATGCATTTTGCAaatgtcttttcttcaaactgcagcgataccattccagaaattgttgGCATAGGTCCTGTCCAACAGCAGTGCAGTAACATGTTTTTCCACCCTACTGATATTTACATACACCTAAAATCTCTTGAGCCGTCGGTTAGTGAAACGTATGATGGAATCCCACCTATTGTATATAAGGAGTGTGCTGCTATTTTATCTCCTCCTCTAGCTCACATCTTTAACATCTCATTGTCATTGGGTGAAGTCCCACAAGTTTGGAAAAACGCCATTGTCACAGTCATTCCAAAGTCTCCAG GTGCTTCGACATATACTAACCTAACTGATAGTGTTTTTGACTGGTCTCAAGCTCTGAACCAAGGTAAATCGATAGCTGTAGCGTACATTGACCTGTCAAAAGCTTTCGATAAA ATTGGATGA
- a CDS encoding hypothetical protein (NECATOR_CHRV.G18924.T2), giving the protein MPAKSTRTAKRQTPLSSQTTSGVETRVVESSQSTEPNYSEMSASDLISSITERNKDPVIGKMLAVLAEEDKTDFVEQLEADKRSRSIVISGLPECGVFLVLL; this is encoded by the coding sequence ATGCCTGCTAAATCCACTCGTACTGCAAAAAGACAAACCCCTCTCTCGTCCCAAACTACATCTGGTGTTGAGACGCGAGTGGTAGAATCTTCTCAATCAACGGAACCGAACTACAGTGAAATGTCTGCATCTGACCTCATTAGCTCTATTACTGAACGGAACAAAGACCCTGTTATAGGCAAAATGCTGGCAGTACTTGCTGAAGAAGATAAAACAGATTTTGTCGAACAGTTGGAAGCGGACAAACGGTCGCGTAGCATAGTGATAAGTGGTCTGCCTGAGTGTGGGGTGTTCCTCGTCCTCCTCTGA